The Micropterus dolomieu isolate WLL.071019.BEF.003 ecotype Adirondacks linkage group LG14, ASM2129224v1, whole genome shotgun sequence DNA segment ttaaaaaaacagtttacagttaaCATAGTGGTAATATCCACACAAAactaaagttatttttaatCCGAGAGCTAgcaacacaactccaaatgaaagcaaatgttgctctgtgtctgctatATGACAAACTGAATGCCTTAGAATCAGTCACACCTGCTTTTGTTTCTGGAGAAAAGCAGACACATGTCAACACATGGCATTAGATTtagaattaatattatttatttattgactttTATTCTCTTTAAATCATAATTAAATGGCTACTCACATCCAAATGACATTATGCATATTTTAATTCTGTAGAACAGAAGCTCTTCTGGACCACTACTCTGACAATGAGTGGCATCATCTGGATCCTTTCCATCTTCTGGGCTGCTGTTCCTCTCATGGGATGGGGCGTCTATGACTTTGAGCCTATGAGGACCTGCTGCACACTGGACTACACTAGAGGGgacaggtaaataaataaataatataggAATGACACTAAAATGGGAATGGACAGTCTATTGTTGTTTTCATCACTATCAAATGGTAAATggctgcatttataatttatatagcCATTCCACCCATAGCCCTTttttcattcactcattcatacacacacacacacacacacacccactcataTACCGATGGCAGCAAGCTACCATGCAAGGAGCTGGTCTGACCACCTCTATAGTCAGCAATGAATGATGActtattttgacaaaacaacATCTACACTAACAAATACAGCTATCCATATCATTTTTACACATATATTTAccatattacatattatttctTACTATTTCTCTCTTTCCAACAGGGACTATATGACCTACATGCTAGCTTTGGTGCTGCTCTACCTGATGTTCCCAGCTTTCACCATGTGGTCATGTTACGATTGCATCCACAAGCACTTCAAGAAGATCCATCACCACAAGGTGAATGTGCTGCAGTAGCCCCTTAAAATCCCTTTCAAAGAAACActccatttctttttgttttgttttggtgttacAAAATGCACTTTTCTACTTTGCCTGAACATAACTGACTTGTTTAAGCCTTTTCCACATATACACAGCGTCCATTGTGACTGTTATAtttggacacacagacacatagtgATGCCTCCAACATGTCACCAGCTACCTTACTGACATCAGTGATCAGTGGCAATGTATAAtgtaacatataaataaataaattgtgcaCAATGAATTCTTTAGATAATCCCGAAAAAGGACACACAAAATTTAATGCATCTATTGTATAGCGAGTTTGACCTCAACTGTTACCAGCCCATAACACACTTACTGTCAATATATTTGATTCAAGCCCTGTGTGTTCTGCACAACTTTGTCCACAAAATTGGAGAAAGTGGATGCCACTCCCTCTGCTCTCTTACAATACTTACTTACAACTACTTGCTACTATATAATGATTCCCATTATTTGACTAAACTTCAACATTTCACCTTTCACTGTTTTATCTTGCCTTCCTCAGTCTCTTAACATTAGGTTAAAACTTCTGACTTCAGTGTAACCTATCAAACTCTACTGACAAAAGTTAAATGTTGTCTTATTTCCAACtgattattgttaataataataagttataCATCCACTATATTACATGTGTAAAATCGACAGTAACACAATGAAGTTTGTTTTCCAGTTTAACACCAGTTTGCCGTTGAGGGTATTGCTGATGTGCTGGGGCCCCTACGTCCTCATGTGTGTCTACGCCTGCTTCGAGAACGTCAAGTTTGTATCTCCAAAGCTGAGAATGGTGAGCACTTATTAAGATTAATTCAGTCCAACAGTCTGTGGGAAAATACAGTCACAATTAtgaaaaaaggaaggaaagaagtaATGTCACTGCTGATTTAAATATAAAGTGGGTGGGATAATCTGGCTAAACTGTTTGCTTGTTTACAATCTGTCTGATAATTTGACCGCTTATGTTTCTTACTCTGTTGGGACTCTGTTGCTGTCTTCTTACATCAGCAATTACTTTGTTGAATACAGTGTTTTCATAACCGACATCATGGCCAAAACTGTAAATTGTAATAATCTCAAATCACCCATTAATCAAGTATTTagaaaaattattaaatgagGAAATACTTGTTTCTGCTCACAGGTTCTTCCAATTGTTGCAAAGACAAatcccatcttcaatgctctccTCTACTCGTTTGGAAATGAGTTCTACCGAGGCGGCGTGTGGCACTTCCTCACCGGACAGAAGATTGTTGATCCGGTTGTTAAGAAgtcaaaataaaaggaaattcaAAATGTTCTAGCTCTTCTCTCCAAAACCAACATTTCCTCTCAAGATAGGTTCCTCGTGCTATTGGTAAGGTGTTGTAAACATCAATGAGCCATTTAGATGTGTGTACAGTTATATTTTCAGACAGGGACAGTAGCTAAAACTTAGGACACTCTCTGCATTTGGAGCCACCAGAGCACCACTGTGCTGGATTTGTGTAAATCTACAAAATGTGTGTGGCaggtaatttattcattttcaaatgATTGCATTCTTTCTACAGGAATTTGTGTTTAACCTGCACTGCTCCTCTGTCCATGTTAGACCACTTACAATAAACATGTTGCGTTGCTGCTCTTTCTCTGTATGCTCTATCTACTTTAAAGTGGTTTTTAACCTGAATAATTGACCTGCTGTAAGTAAGAAGCCCAATGTCAACAGTTGGCCAGCGTCCAGAAATGTCTTCTAATGACATGGCTGTCTAAAGTTAAGCAGATCAGCCTTTGTCTTGTTGTTAAGAAGGCAGTTTCATGATGTAACTTCTACATATAGAAAGTAAGCATTCACTGTGTTAAGACTGTATTATGCAATTATACTATAGTCAACACCTGCGCAAACATTTCTAAGTAGCTTAAATGCAGAAAGAGGtagatattttttttacctcataTTCCTTATCTCAAGCTCACTCATATTAAAATACTATGGCGTATTCTACTCCAGATTACTCTTAAAGAGCTTATTCAGcagtttttatactttttacatTGTGTTGAGTGCATACATATACATAGAACATTCTAGTAAGACGAATTGCAGATGATAGTTGATGAATTAAGATGAATCTTAGGAATATAGGTAAGTTGAATGACATAAAGAGTTATGCAGGTAAACTGAGTAATTTGAGGAATTCAGTCTCTGCTGTTACTGACTAGTCATGGCAGCCACATTAATAATACcagcatttaaatgtattttgctcTGTTGCACCCATTTCCATGCATGCCATTCAGTCTTTCCTAATTTTAAGCCACATTTTAAGGcaagaaaacactgcagcactcTGATCTCTGAGCTGCTAAATCAATTGCCTCAGTAAGACAAAGTCTGCCACACTAACCTCAGAGGCGCCTCACACTGCTAGTCAATCGTCAGCAGGTGAAATCCTCTCACTGTGGATGGCAGCCCGTCTTAACCGAGGAGTCTGGCCCTAATGAGCAACAGTCACGCAGCTTCAGAGCCATCCACAAATAGTCCTGTTGACTATTTACATTACACTTTGTGTTCAACTCAACTGAATTGCAGTGTTATCAGCATACAGGAGCCATAATACATTATCTAATTAAGGAATCACTTAAAATGACCAtagcacagagaaaaacaaagaatgggACAAAAGACCCAGAACCAAACTCAATACCAATTCAACTAGAAGCCATTCATTGTAATTTAAAGTAACTCTTCTTTCATTGTAAAGTTTTTATTACCTATGCTAGCAGTCGGTCCACTGctttggtacagactgaaatatctcaacaactataaGAATGATTCCCATGGAATTTTGACATTCATGATCAGAGGATGAATCAAACTCACTTTGCTGGCCCCCCTTTCCCTGTTtctgagtgaaatgtctcaagtTATATTGAAAAGATTGCTATGAAATGTGCTTCACACGTTGATGTTACTCTCATTTGTCCAAGACATTGGTTTATGACCGAATACCTGCAAATTTAGCACCAACACAttatgctaattagcaaacattagcatgctaacagctaaactaaaatggtgaacGTGCAAAACATTATACctgtttagcatgttagcagtgCTCATTTAGCCCAAAGCACTGCTgtaaagtacagcctcacagagccattagcatggctgtagactcttagtcttttttgtgtgtgtgatgcgaCATCTATATTCTTTTAATGTTTCCCAGAGTATCTTATGTAACTTTTatcatttgtttattaaaagtcttttaacattttcttttatctgctGGTTTTATGGATTGTTTGTGAAGGACAAGAATAGCCTCAGCAGCATTGTTAAAATATGCTCCAAGATCACTGGAGTTCAACTGACAGACCTGAGCTCCCTATGGGAAAAACTTTGCTCTGGTGCCCAAATGCTATATGATGTCATTGACAGGGTTTCTGAATgctttagttgttgtttttgtcttctttgaTAGACTGGCACGCTAAAACTCAATTTCCCTACaggaataaataaagttgtttgaaTTGAATAATTATTACTTACTTTTAAAAATTCTGTCACAAAGTGAGGGTAAACTGAAAAGTTGAACGAAACACTCTGTTATGCTGCAGACTCTGTCAGATGTCCTTTTAACACATGAACAAGCTCTTGTCATTAGCAGGTTTTAAATATGTGCTTCCTCATAAACTCTACTGATCAGGGGTTTTCTCAGGGAATCCAACAGATTAGCAACAAATTCTTGGAAACAGTTGTCCCTTTGACAACTGATTACAACACTGTGTGTGGACTAGTGATCTAATTCAGTCAGAGCTGTAGAAAGAAGCAGCAGTAATAGCAACAAGATCACAGGTAGAAATTAGAACAGCTTGTGACAGACAGATATAGTGTCGCATGCAACACATAGTACAAATAACTAAATCTAACTACAGCCCTTTTCATTTGGGAGGGCCAGGATTTAGATCACCATCTACCCACAAGGTGAGGTGAAGGTGTTCCTGGCTGTGCTTAAATGGTAAGAATGGTAAAAACAGTAAGTGTCAGACAGATGgtgtcaaaaagaaaaacatctgtGATAAAAAACCTTATGCAGCACAAA contains these protein-coding regions:
- the rgrb gene encoding retinal G protein coupled receptor b isoform X2 — protein: MRNPSNFFVFNLAVADICLNINGLTAAYASYIRYWPFGQDGCAYHGFQGMIAVLASISFMAAIAWDRYHQYCTKQKLFWTTTLTMSGIIWILSIFWAAVPLMGWGVYDFEPMRTCCTLDYTRGDRDYMTYMLALVLLYLMFPAFTMWSCYDCIHKHFKKIHHHKFNTSLPLRVLLMCWGPYVLMCVYACFENVKFVSPKLRMVLPIVAKTNPIFNALLYSFGNEFYRGGVWHFLTGQKIVDPVVKKSK
- the rgrb gene encoding retinal G protein coupled receptor b isoform X1, producing the protein MAAYTLPEGFTDFDMFTFGSALLVGGVLGFFLNAISIVSFLTVKEMRNPSNFFVFNLAVADICLNINGLTAAYASYIRYWPFGQDGCAYHGFQGMIAVLASISFMAAIAWDRYHQYCTKQKLFWTTTLTMSGIIWILSIFWAAVPLMGWGVYDFEPMRTCCTLDYTRGDRDYMTYMLALVLLYLMFPAFTMWSCYDCIHKHFKKIHHHKFNTSLPLRVLLMCWGPYVLMCVYACFENVKFVSPKLRMVLPIVAKTNPIFNALLYSFGNEFYRGGVWHFLTGQKIVDPVVKKSK